In Musa acuminata AAA Group cultivar baxijiao chromosome BXJ2-8, Cavendish_Baxijiao_AAA, whole genome shotgun sequence, one genomic interval encodes:
- the LOC103995924 gene encoding ACT domain-containing protein ACR12, which yields MALATAFLSSHSLSATALRQSRVLAVGFLHPRFIRHETARFSPLFHGSFVSVGGFLGTMRGNCPQTSINSADMLGSSSRMSDQESVPMPIVLIDQDSDSDATIVQLSFGDRLGALVDTMRSLKDLGLDVTKGTVTTEDSVVKTKFFIMRAGRKVEDPAMLEKIRLSIINNLLKYHPESSERLAMGEVFGVKPPEKKLDIDVATQVFLQDDGPKRSLLYIETADRPGLLLEIIKIITDINIDVESAEIDTEGLVAKDMFHVSYRGAALNSSLSQVLTNCLRYYLRRPETDEESY from the exons ATGGCTCTGGCCACCGCTTTCCTCTCCTCCCACTCCCTCTCCGCTACCGCTCTTCGCCAATCTAGGGTTCTCGCGGTCGGTTTCCTCCACCCTCGCTTCATTCGCCACGAGACTGCCCGGTTCTCGCCGCTTTTCCATGGATCCTTCGTCTCCGTCGGCGGATTCCTCGGGACGATGCGCGG GAATTGCCCTCAGACTTCTATCAATTCAGCTGATATGCTGGGATCTTCGTCAAGG ATGTCTGATCAAGAATCAGTGCCAATGCCAATAGTTTTGATAGATCAAGATTCAGATTCCGATGCAACAATTGTGCAACTTAGTTTTGGTGACCGTTTGGGAGCACTAGTGGACACG ATGCGGTCTCTTAAGGATTTGGGACTGGATGTGACAAAAGGAACTGTGACAACTGAGGATTCTGTTGTGAAGACAAAATTTTTCATTATGCGGGC GGGGCGGAAGGTTGAGGATCCAGCTATGCTAGAAAAGATTCGCCTTTCCATCATCAACAATCTTTTGAAGTATCATCCT GAATCGAGTGAAAGGCTGGCAATGGGTGAAGTTTTTGGAGTCAAACCCCCAGAGAAAAAG CTAGATATTGATGTTGCCACACAGGTATTTCTGCAAGATGATGGACCAAAGAGAAG CTTGCTCTACATTGAGACTGCTGATCGACCAGGACTACTCTTGGAGATCATCAAGATCATAACAGACATCAATATAGACGTGGAGTCGGCAGAGATTGACACTGAG GGCCTAGTAGCGAAGGATATGTTTCATGTAAGCTACAGAGGTGCTGCATTGAACAGTTCATTGTCACAG GTGTTGACCAACTGTTTACGATACTACCTCCGCAGGCCTGAAACAGACGAGGAAAGCTATTGA